One Aphidius gifuensis isolate YNYX2018 linkage group LG3, ASM1490517v1, whole genome shotgun sequence DNA window includes the following coding sequences:
- the LOC122851509 gene encoding replication factor C subunit 5 has translation MTEKKTNLPWVEKYRPKTLDDLISHEDILKTINKFIDENQLPHLLLYGPPGTGKTSTILACAAKLYTKGQFSSMVLEINASDDNGINVVRGQILSFASTGTMYRSGYKLIILDEADAMSNDAQNALRRIMEKYTDNVRFCIICNYLGKIIPALQSRCTKFRFGPLAHDQIMPRLEYVIQEEKLTVTEDGKRALMTLSGGDMRRVINVLQSTWLAFGLVNENNVYTCVGHPLPIDIRNIANWLLNDSYQIAYSKIQDLKIQKGLALQDILTELHQFVNRIEFPEEINIDLIIKLAQIEERTAAGTSEAVQLNALVSAFQSARDISVQ, from the exons atgactgaaaaaaaaacaaatttacccTG GGTTGAAAAATATCGTCCAAAAACACTGGATGATTTAATTTCTCACGAGGATATTCtaaaaacaa ttaataaatttattgatgaaaatcaaTTGCCTCATTTGTTGCTGTATGGTCCACCAGGTACTGGAAAAACAAGTACAATTCTTGCATGTGCTGCTAAACTCTACACCAAAGGACAATTTTCATCAatg gtaCTTGAAATCAATGCATCTGATGACAATGGTATCAATGTTGTTCGAGGACAAATATTAAGTTTTGCAAGTACAGGAACAATGTACAGATCAggttacaaattaattattcttgaTGAAGCTGATGCAATGTCAAACGATGCACAAAATGCTCTCAGGCGAA ttatggaaaaatatacaGACAATGTaagattttgtattatttgtaattatctTGGTAAAATAATACCAGCATTACAATCAAGATGTACTAAATTTCGTTTTGGACCACTTGCACATGATCAAATAATGCCAAGGCTTGAATATGTCATTCAAGaagaaaa attgaCTGTTACTGAAGATGGAAAACGTGCACTTATGACACTAAGTGGTGGTGATATGAGAAGAGTTATAAATGTACTTCAAAGTACGTGGCTAGCATTTGGATtagtcaatgaaaataatgtttatactTGTGTTGGTCATCCATTACCAATTGACATAAGAAATATTGCAAATTGGCTGCTCAATGATTCATACCAAATAGCATACTCAA aaatccAAGACTTGAAGATACAAAAGGGACTGGCCTTACAGGACATCCTGACTGAATTGCATCAATTTGTCAATAGAA TTGAATTTCCTGAAGAAATCAATATTgacttgataataaaacttgCACAAATTGAAGAAAGAACAGCTGCTGGTACAAGTGAAGCAGTTCAACTAAATGCTCTTGTTTCAGCATTTCAAAGTGCTCGTGATATATcagtacaataa
- the LOC122851526 gene encoding nuclear RNA export factor 1-like, translating to MPKKSSKKQHKASAKRSKNNHYFDHDDRDGRRADNDSHFNGFNGRPRVSFKSVNKSNKKGITNVGLAALKSCLDDDDVAMVPVANGNNATRIIGSRGKGRGGYVNNRRRVDPPLREGYCYKIHIYFGKKLDKETLIGLLLNPIQPDVFMPIMYQECEHDVIFYIDDFKVAKKLLSLDRKILTPDGFKIHFQVTQQSPPSKINEDVINKIKLAMNKRYVANENSLDLSAFHNDCDLASEYYLPLHRNNVLIEVLDIIGATGNISETLNALYLNRNHFESIHKLSILRSKCPNLKILHICDNKITLLNQLEAVRGLRLVELNLTGNPVCMRYENRHEKYVGDLRTIFPRLMKLDDINLLPPILFEVDDEAQCPITIRSFDVSCEPYKTANEFLIEYIKYFDSESRQTLADAYDENAVFSITLSSPPSQMYKFDIYRKDNRDLMRTKNVIERRSLLKHGKASIISYISSLPQTTHCLSNYILDATLVTENRIAMTTTGFFKELNTKNEIIRCFDRIFIIVREGAGWYITNDQLSLSQPTPKQEKNISKLIVNEETQRQQQQQLLLQQQQQEQLQQQQQLQELQQQLEQQLQLQEPTSSTSTTIVEPSRDLLMIHKLSEETNMKLEWSEQCLAEYCWNFDNALASFKYLFEHGKIPQEAFQLV from the exons atgcctaaaaaatcaagtaaaaaacaGCACAAAGCTAGTGCAAAAAgatctaaaaataatcattattttg ATCATGATGATCGTGATGGAAGACGAGCTGACAATGATAGTCACTTTAATGGCTTTAATGGAAGACCCAGAGTGTCATTTAAAAGCGTCAACAAGAGCAATAAAAAAGGAATTACAAATGTCGGATTAGCAGCACTCAAGTCTTGTCTagacgatgatgatgttgcAATGGTACCAGTTGCCAATGGCAATAATGCCACCAGAATAATTGGATCTCGAGGAAAAGGACGTGGTGGTTACGTCAACAACAGACGTCGTGTTGATCCACCTCTTCGTGAGGGTTATTGCTATAAAATTCAT ataTACTTTGGTAAAAAGCTTGATAAAGAAACACTTATTGGACTTCTTCTCAATCCAATACAACCAGATGTTTTTATGCCAATAATGTACCAAGAATGTGAACATGatgttatattttacattgatgattttaaagttgctaaaaaattattatcacttgaTCGTAAAATACTAACACCGGAtggttttaaaattcattttcaagtAACTCAACAAAGTCCACCGTCAAAAATTAATGAggatgttataaataaaataaaattagcaaTGAACAAAAGATATGTAGCTAATGAAAATTCACTTGATTTATCAGCATTTCATAATGATTGCGATCTCGCATCAGAATATTATTTGCCTCTTCATCGTAATAATGTACTGATTGAAGTATTAGATATTATTGGTGCTACTGGAAATATATCTGAAACATTGAATGCATTGTATTTGAATAGAAATCATTTTGAAAGTATTCATAAACTCAGTATTCTTAGATCAAAGTgtccaaatttaaaaattttacacatTTGTGATAACAAA atcaCCTTGTTGAATCAACTTGAAGCTGTCAGGGGACTTAGATTGGTTGAACTCAACCTGACTGGAAATCCAGTTTGTATGCGTTACGAAAATCGTCATGAAAAATATGTTGg GGATTTGCGGACAATATTTCCAAGACTAATGAAATTG gatgatataaatttattacctcCAATATTATTTGAAGTTGACGATGAAGCCCAATGTCCTATAACAATAAGAAGCTTTGATGTTTCATGTGAACCATACAAAACTGCAAATGAATTTCTTATagaatatatcaaatatttcgATAGTGAATCACGTCAAACACTAGCAGATGCATACGATGAAAATGCTGTTTTCAGTATTACCCtatcatcaccaccatcacAAATGTACAa atTTGATATATATCGTAAAGACAATCGTGATTTAATGCGAACAAAAAATGTAATAGAAAGAAGAAGCTTATTGAAACATGGCAAAGCTTCAATCATCAGTTATATATCATCATTACCACAAACCACACATTGTCTCTCCAATTATATACTTGATGCTACACTTGTCACT GAAAACAGGATTGCAATGACAACAACAGGATTCTTCAAAGAATTGAACactaaaaatgaaattataagaTGTTTTGATcgcatatttataattgttcgTGAAGGTGCTGGATGGTACATTACAAATGACCAATTAAGTTTATCTCAACCAACAccaaaacaagaaaaaaatatatcaaagctaattgttaatgaagaaacacaacgacaacaacaacaacaattattactgcaacagcaacaacaagaacaactacaacaacaacaacaactacaaGAACTACAACAGCAATTAGAACAACAACTTCAACTACAAGaaccaacatcatcaacatcaaccaCAATTGTTGAACCTTCACGAGATTTATTAATGATCCACAAACTCAGTGAAGAAACTAACATGAAATTAGAATGGAGTGAACAATGTTTAGCTGAATATTGTTGGAACTTTGACAATGCTCTTgcttcatttaaatatttatttgagcaTGGTAAAATTCCTCAAGAAGCATTCCAACTAGTATaa
- the LOC122853537 gene encoding 26S proteasome non-ATPase regulatory subunit 6-like: MWSSLKSSGTNWNESETIENLQDELELSLKTGETCKAIKIANKIIKNPLYTETACLNFIIERIQNDPLLASHCKFYIKEIKIRAYSQLLRAYSSLTFAKISDEFLIPIDVVENELSKFIKKKKIHCQIDGVSQCVINSCTGVGSSLSSSVCHRDKLYKDIIKNGDILMNRLQILSTIIDI; this comes from the exons ATGTGGAGTTCACTAAAATCATCAGGTACCAATTGGAATGAATCAGagacaattgaaaatttacagGATGAATTAGAATTATCATTAAAGACAGGAGAAACGTGTAAAGCaattaaaattgcaaataaaataattaaaaatccatTATATACAGAAACTGCATG cttAAACTTCATCATCGAGAGAATACAAAATGATCCACTTCTAGCATCAcactgtaaattttatattaaagaaataaaaatacgtgCTTATTCACAATTATTAAGAGCATACAGTAGTTTAACATTTGCAAAAATatctgatgaatttttaataccaATTGATGTTGTTGAAAATGAGCTatcaaagtttattaaaaagaaaaaaattcattgtcaAATTGACGGTGTTTCGCAGTGTGTTATAAACTCTTGTACTGGTGTTGGCtcatcattgtcatcaagTGTTTGTCATCGTGATAAATTATAcaaagatattattaaaaatggtgACATATTAATGAATAGATTACAAAtactttcaacaattattgacatttaa
- the LOC122851514 gene encoding ERI1 exoribonuclease 3: protein MALKFMTGNSARLIKKPQDFSQKFKYLLVLDFEATCEKEIPINKPEIIEFPCLAVNTNNWKIENSFHSYVKPKINPILSPFCTDLTGIMQETVNDEQHFPIVFHEFCNWLNDNKYLDDDNNKSAFVTCGDWDLKVMLPAQCQYDNIQLPNYLKQWINLKISFYDAKKHFPKSLRDMLRRLKLERQGTLHSGLYDAINMAKVIQELGSNYKTVFDITNKN, encoded by the coding sequence atggcaCTTAAATTTATGACTGGTAATTCAGCAAGGTTGATAAAAAAACCACAAGATTTtagtcaaaaatttaaatatttattggtaCTGGATTTTGAGGCAACATGTGAAAAAGAAATACCAATAAATAAACCAGAAATCATTGAATTTCCATGTCTTGCAGTGAATAcaaataattggaaaattgaaaattcatttcattCATATGttaaaccaaaaataaatCCAATATTATCACCATTTTGTACAGATTTAACTGGTATAATGCAAGAAACTGTTAATGATGAGCAACATTTTCCAATtgtttttcatgaattttgtaattggcttaatgataataaatatctaGATGATGATAACAATAAAAGTGCATTTGTAACATGTGGTGATTGGGATTTAAAAGTAATGCTACCAGCACAATGTCAATATGATAATATACAATtgccaaattatttaaaacaatggattaatttaaaaataagtttCTATGAtgcaaaaaaacattttccaaAAAGTTTAAGAGACATGCTTAGAAGATTAAAATTAGAACGTCAAGGTACTTTACATTCTGGACTATATGATGCAATTAATATGGCAAAAGTTATTCAAGAACTTGGAAGTAATTATAAAACAGTTTTcgatataacaaataaaaattaa
- the LOC122851486 gene encoding uncharacterized protein LOC122851486: MDFKNNEKNSTNMQKNNNKYDIDMSNITVMGTPRPRACSTVERKDFRNPYDGEAYQQYRDLPVDQSDLSDAHDDSSLGILDNLSTRSGFLGSDVDNLFDQLSNSDKKKIEMNRQLARELIEKVCVDNTSLSFSHDTDKENNVNSQNMSNFYSPSTLIDSSPFDRDYSNSDNQKTLTKLSNISMNSVRFEPNEITARSSEMSPSPSRKNDNNNFSFNSTAAELMAKFSKDDFLSGSRLNSQLDADQQSYIQNYNPIPLTPTAENNRMEFSCFSGVMGDLDLTVESTIGRKLSVGEFFKRKCDSVGNLPMDRLNFGQKITSPERPTRNEPLANLTTTTNASETSCIDKINKSFASTIDCSTREQTQDVISLSKIAEALENTDGTPRCLVDYLLDLKKSQKSMTNNNQNQSQNQQQQQPANCTTATYTVMSKRSSLPSMLLDNSQKSTGKLSLDSKKSNTLTNSKIEEKPSRVSFDNTIDVSEIDEELLKNIKKSDSMKKYEQLSRKNSILHNNNSNNNKLDTLVNIKSSPLSTPINTYGKLTKNEIESPAMNTVKYETNRSFDKLIIGRNEQGIYRCIVGVSKDLDIEMLNESDRWLVCSCNVVSIQGDQDNVKLETPKYTILIEPSKCQIAKVTVKLLKIGKPIMASLSIIVKDMTTHEIFTKNHMMCFIPEDPKIEIIEPAVDELDFNTSKIYPIKLANKFDSNVPIEFFIINDSRRQFTINISNDLIVNTYSNDQETFYVVTMTKNEELIVDVQLNHRLSSNTSRVQPTLIIRVHNDLQNGMIIKKYLLKVDDITSTKQEIELINTQIPMLLTKKNGKYLKIKNTTNQQQTLTSSVQITKNSDKLNLNFTIEPKKIVVDSGESVNFLILYKGLTDSSIEKTGMIRIKTDKYSYWYTVIGDNNDTSIIEQSNDNTQRCDTPPQHQQHQQLMLISLPSSPKSTTSDNKYSPRSSVSGQTIAGDSIPIQSTHSTLSWISIKIGKYEIKEFTIRNTSQNRIKLQATITDNDKCFKFLKDRESSTSITFSLLKMESKTLTIKFSPNNIGACAGKITFRHYEQKNNDVLQIKEQIVRPSRLINLYGYGGYAKVTISQALKLMGDQMWLSLGKLNNNGKLKTRIKLENSGDLSAYVKINLSPKAVYPGMETSWMVQPTELILASKQSQWITIDFYPKNDDLLLLKGDVSDMGILTITHGDEPTRWRIRRLYKKLIDSGQITKKNDDVFRDIVRPICKVLPGELQMHNLTIIRDATCDLGVLCRGVNRHLITLFMELNTDDTITMFDHDNGNETQTFQSLCSDTSTLFPTTEDSYMPLETINDSTTFNNYHNNEFILTPSILTIDQSTAKDSTFIIKSLSSTAQPFEIKLSQNDLLSVIPIGGMIPAKRDVVIKLKCKKIVDVNTDVIIHVFTSNQQKSLDVKILPCSRR; this comes from the exons atggattttaaaaataatgaaaaaaattctacaaatatgcaaaaaaataataataaatatgatattgaTATGTCAAATATAACTGTTATGGGAACACCAAGACCACGAGCATGTTCAACTGTCGAGAGAAaaga ttttagAAATCCTTATGATGGTGAAGCTTATCAACAATACCGAGATCTTCCCGTGGATCAATCTGATTTATCAGATGCACATGATGATAGTTCACTTGGAATTCTCGACAATCTATCAACTCGttcag gTTTTCTTGGTTcagatgttgataatttatttgatcaattatcaaatagtgataaaaaaaaaattgaaatgaatcGTCAATTGGCACgtgaattaattgaaaaagtatGTGTTGATAATacttcattatcattttctcATGATactgataaagaaaataatgttaatagtcaaaatatgtcaaatttttattcaccATCAACATTAATTGATTCATCACCATTTGATCGTGATTATTCAAATTCAGATAATCAAAAAACACttacaaaattatcaaatattagtATGAATAGTGTTAGATTTGAGCCAAATGAAATAACAGCCAGATCATCAGAAATGAGTCCAAGTCcaagtagaaaaaatgataataataattttagttttaacaGTACAGCTGCTGAATTAATggcaaaattttcaaaagatgattttttatctGGTTCACGTTTAAATAGTCAACTTGATGCTGATCAACAatcatatatacaaaattataatccaATACCATTAACACCAACagctgaaaataatagaatggaattttcatgtttttctgGTGTTATGGGTGATCTTGATTTAACTGTTGAATCAACAATTGGACGTAAATTATCTGttggtgaattttttaaacgtAAATGTGATTCTGTTGGTAATTTACCAATGGACAGATTAAATTTTggacaaaaaataacaagccCAGAACGTCCAACAAGAAATGAACCATTGgctaatttaacaacaacaacaaatgcaTCAGAAACATCatgtattgataaaattaataaatcatttgcaAGTACAATTGATTGTAGTACAAGAGAACAAACACAAGATGTTATTAGTTTAAGTAAAATTGCTGAAGCATTAGAAAATACAGATGGTACACCAAGATgtcttgttgattatttacttgatttaaaaaaatcacaaaaatccatgactaataataatcaaaatcaaagtcaaaatcaacaacaacaacaaccagcTAATTGTACAACAGCAACTTATACTGTCATGTCAAAACGTTCATCATTACCAAGTATGTTACTTGATAATAGCCAAAAATCAACAGGAAAATTATCACTTGAtagtaaaaaatcaaacacattaacaaattcaaaaattgaagaaaaaccATCAAGAgtatcatttgataatacaaTTGATGTATCAGAAATTGATGAagaactattaaaaaatataaaaaaaagtgatagtatgaaaaaatatgaacagctatcaagaaaaaatagtattttacataataataatagtaataataataaattagataCATTGgttaatattaaatcatcaccattatcaacaccaataaatacatatggtaaattaactaaaaatgaaattgaatcaCCAGCAATGAATACTGTAAAATATGAAACAAATcgttcatttgataaattaataattggtaGAAATGAACAAGGTATATATCGTTGTATTGTTGGTGTATCAAAAGATCTTGATATTGAAATGTTAAATGAAAGTGATCGTTGGCTTGTTTGTTCTTGTAATGTTGTATCAATTCAAGGTGATCAAGATAATGTTAAATTAGAAACACCAAAATATACAATACTAATTGAACCAAGTAAATGTCAAATTGCAAAAGtaactgttaaattattaaaaattggtaAACCAATTATGGCATCATTGAGTATTATTGTCAAGGATATGACAACACATgaaatatttactaaaaatcaTATGATGTGTTTCATACCAGAAGatccaaaaattgaaataattgagcCAGCTGTTGATGAGCTTGATTTTaatacatcaaaaatatatccaaTTAAATTggcaaataaatttgattcaaatgtgccaattgaattttttataataaatgatagtCGTCgtcaatttacaataaatatatcaaatgatttaattgttaatacatATAGTAATGATCAAGAAACATTTTACGTTGTAACAATGACaaaaaatgaagaattaattgttgatgtacaattaaatcatcgtttatcatcaaatacatCACGTGTTCAACCAACATTAATTATTCGTGTACATAATGATTTACAAAATGGtatgattatcaaaaaatatttattaaaagttgatgatataacatcaacaaaacaagaaattgaattaataaatacacaaatacCAATGCtgttgactaaaaaaaatggtaaatatttaaaaattaaaaatacaacaaatcaacaacaaacacTAACATCATCAGTACAAATTACCAAAAATTCTGATAagcttaatttaaattttacaattgagcctaaaaaaattgttgttgattcTGGTGaaagtgtaaattttttaatattatacaaagGATTGACAGATTCGTCAATTGAAAAAACTGGAATGATACGTATTAAAAcagataaatattcatattggTATACAGTTAttggtgataataatgatacatcaattattgaacaatcaaatgataatacaCAACGTTGTGATACACCACCtcagcatcaacaacatcaacaattaatgCTAATAAGTTTACCATCATCACCAAAAAGTACAACatcagataataaatattcaccaAGAAGTTCAGTATCTGGACAAACAATTGCTGGTGATTCAATACCAATACAATCAACACATTCAACATTATCATggatatcaataaaaattggtaaatatgaaataaaagaatttacAATACGTAATACAAGTCAAAATCGTATTAAATTACAAGCAACAATAACAGACAatgataaatgttttaaatttttgaaagatcgtgaatcatcaacatcaataacatttagtttattaaaaatggaatcaaaaacattaacaataaaatttagtcCAAATAATATTGGTGCATGTGCTGGTAAAATAACATTTCGTcattatgaacaaaaaaataatgatgtattacaaataaaagaacAAATAGTACGTCCATCACgtcttattaatttatatggtTATGGTGGTTATGCTAAAGTAACAATAAGCcaagcattaaaattaatgggTGATCAAATGTGGTTATCATtgggtaaattaaataataatggtaaattaaaaactcgtattaaattagaaaatagtGGTGATTTATCAGcatatgttaaaattaatttatcaccaaAAGCTGTTTATCCTGGTATGGAAACAAGTTGGATGGTACAACCAACTGAATTAATATTAGCATCAAAACAATCACAATGGataacaattgatttttatccaaaaaatgatgatttattattattaaaaggtGATGTTAGTGATATGggaatattaacaataacacaTGGTGATGAACCAACAAGATGGAGAATACGTagattgtataaaaaattaattgattctggacaaataacaaaaaaaaatgatgatgttttTCGTGATATTGTACGTCCAATATGTAAAGTATTACCTGGTGAATTACAAATgcataatttaacaataatacgTGATGCAACTTGTGATTTGGGTGTTCTATGTCGTGGTGTTAATCGTCATTTGATAACATTATTTATGGAACTTAATACAGATGATACAATAACAATGTTTGATCATGATAATGGTAATGAAACACAAACATTTCAATCATTATGTAGTGATACAAGTACTCTATTTCCAACAACTGAAGATAGCTATATGCCACTTGAAACAATCAATGATAGtacaacatttaataattatcataataacgagtttattttaacaccaagtattttaacaattgatcAATCAACAGCTAAAGattcaacatttattattaaaagtttatcaAGCACTGCACAACcgtttgaaattaaattatcacaaaatgatttattgaGTGTTATACCAATTGGTGGTATGATACCAGCTAAAAGAgatgttgttattaaattaaaatgtaaaaaaattgttgatgttaATACTGATGTTATTATTCATGTGTTTACatcaaatcaacaaaaatctcttgatgttaaaattttaccaTGTAGTAGacgttaa
- the LOC122851493 gene encoding tRNA (uracil-5-)-methyltransferase homolog A-like, whose translation MKEEVMEQVSTENEEKNEMKNLDSSKKRSLDLNDVESNKKVKIEHNEEPTLPEINKDIKQEKLTNDDDEKKATLNVNNEQPEVENIKKEMTTNDDEENVLTIKDDENPYAYLDRDDFTSEKYKIEVRGLPKYYGVKDLKKLINEKLGLISGKVKPAKRGSAWAYVCFRSQETQDQAIEVINGYTWKNKKLTAKKAKPAPDPFIKRKLELIDDESNNKIENDKITTMSPEEQIKSSTIPLWNLSYAEQLEQKQKEIRKVLYNMSEKIFKSNESLRELLTEKKKNNDGLICELMPILSADVTDGYRNKCEFTIGKSKDGSEILIGFRMAAYATGSVAVGPIDHLCHIPESMKKAVKVCQEFVRNSNLAPFNPVNHSGYWTQVTVRTTRNNHLMLVIAINPQDMTVEELNKLKKEICEFFDNDAGKEANVTSLYFQTINKKDIGGEGGGSIDHLSGSEYIEETLLGMTFRVSPLAFFQVNTEGAELLYKAAIDMAKPDDNTTVLDVCCGTGTIGLSFSKYCGEVLGLEMIGDAIKDARENVKKNNIENCEFFVGKAESILKAVINRASKPNVVAVVDPPRAGLHQQALLALRRTSKLKRVVYISCDPKAAVQNLLDLAKPSSKLYTGEPLIPVKAIPVDMFPHTKHCELVILLERVSKTKDTLEETLTE comes from the exons atgaaagAAGAAGTAATGGAACAAGTTTCAactgaaaatgaagaaaaaaatgagatgAAAAATCTGGATTCATCAAAAAAGCGTTCATTAGATTTGAATGATgttgaatcaaataaaaaagtaaaaattgaaCATAACGAAGAGCCAACTTTACcagaaattaataaagatattaaacaagaaaaattgacaaatgatgatgacgaaaaaaaagcgacattaaatgtaaataatgaaCAACCAgaagttgaaaatattaaaaaagaaatgacaACAAATGATGACGAAGAAAatgtattaacaataaaagacGATGAAAATCCATATGCATATTTAGATCGTGATGATTTTAcatctgaaaaatataaaattgaagttAGAGGATTACCAAAATACTATGGTGTTAAAGatcttaaaaaattgataaatgaaaaattaggtCTTATATCTGGTAAAGTTAAACCAGCAAAACGTGGAAGTGCATGGGCATATGTTTGTTTTCGTAGTCAAGAGACACAAGATCAAGCAATTGAAGTAATCAATGGATAtacatggaaaaataaaaaattaactgccAAG aaagcTAAGCCTGCACCAGATCCATTCATAAAACGTAAATTAGAACTGATTGATGATGAATCCAAcaacaaaattgaaaatgacaaaatcaCAACAATGTCACCAGAAGagcaaataaaatcaagtacAATTCCACTTTGGAATCTTTCCTATGCTGAACAA CttgaacaaaaacaaaaagaaattagAAAAGTACTTTATAATAtgagtgaaaaaatatttaaaagtaatgAATCACTCAGAGAATTGTtgacagaaaaaaagaaaaataatgatggttTAATTTGTGAATTAATGCCAATATTAAGTGCTGATGTTACAGATGGTTATCGTAACAAGTGTGAATTTACAATTG gAAAAAGTAAAGATGGAAGtgaaattttaattggatTTAGAATGGCAGCATATGCTACTGGTTCAGTGGCTGTTGGACCTATTGATCATCTTTGTCATATACCTGAGAGTATGAAGAAAGCAGTCaag GTTTGTCAAGAATTTGTTAGAAATTCTAATTTAGCACCTTTTAATCCAGTCAATCATTCTGGCTACTGGACACAAGTTACAGTACGAACAACTCGTAATAATCATTTGATGCTTGTGATTGCAATAAATCCTCAAGACATGACAGTCGAAGAGTTGAACAAATTGAAGAAAGaaatttgtgaattttttgataatgatgcTGGAAAAGAAGCCAATGTGACATCACTTTATTTTcaaacgataaataaaaa gGATATTGGTGGTGAGGGTGGTGGATCAATTGATCATCTAAGTGGTTCAGAATATATTGAGGAGACTCTTCTTGGTATGACATTCCGTGTATCACCACTagcattttttcaagttaatacTGAAGGTGCTGAGTTACTGTACAAAGCAGCAATTGACATGGCAAAACCTGATGACAATACAACTGTATTAGATGTTTGTTGTGGTACTGGAACAATTGGATTATCTTTTTCaaag tattGTGGTGAAGTATTGGGCTTGGAAATGATTGGAGATGCAATAAAAGATGCTCgtgaaaatgttaaaaaaaataacattgaaaattgtgaatttttcGTTGGTAAAGCtgaaagtattttaaaagcaGTTATTAATCGTGCAAGTAAGCCaaatgttgttgctgttgttgatccTCCAAGAGCTGGTTTAC atcAACAAGCACTTTTGGCACTTCGTAGAACAAGTAAATTGAAAAGAGTTGTATATATATCTTGTGATCCAAAAGCAGCAGTTCAAAATCTACTTGATTTAGCTAAACCTAGTTCGAAACTTTATACTGGCGAACCTTTGATTCCTGTTAAAGCAATTCCAGTTGACATGTTTCCTCACACTAAACACTGTGAACTTGTTATACTTCTTGAACGTGTATCAAAAACGAAGGACACATTAGAAGAAACACTAacagaataa